From one Phocoena sinus isolate mPhoSin1 chromosome 4, mPhoSin1.pri, whole genome shotgun sequence genomic stretch:
- the S100B gene encoding protein S100-B, translated as MSELEKAMVALIDVFHQYSGREGDKHKLKKSELKELINNELSHFLEEIKEQEVVDKVMETLDSDGDGECDFQEFMAFVAMVTTACHEFFEHE; from the exons ATGTCTGAGCTGGAGAAGGCCATGGTGGCCCTAATTGACGTCTTCCATCAATATTCCGGAAGGGAAGGTGACAAGCACAAGCTGAAGAAGTCCGAACTCAAGGAGCTCATCAACAATGAGCTTTCCCACTTTTTAGAG GAAATCAAAGAGCAGGAGGTTGTGGACAAAGTCATGGAAACACTGGACAGCGATGGAGATGGTGAATGCGACTTCCAGGAATTTATGGCTTTTGTTGCCATGGTTACCACTGCCTGCCATGAGTTCTTTGAACACGaatga